agagttgcacactgatgatcctctacaagtcgcattgacccaaagggagagtgagttcgggttcatgaaccaagaagtggttggattttctgagattttggattcagcctcaccgattgagaagcatgtcgcctatgtcagccttgaagactcaggcaccgataaaaccgtcaaaccgtcatcctcccaaccagattggagtgaggagaatgctccaaaggtggaacttaaagccctcccagctgggctgaggtatgcattcttgggaccgaattccacatatcctgttattatttgtgctaacctgaataatgtggagaccgctttgcttctttcaaaattgcgaaagtatagaaaagcattggggtactctttggatgatattacaggtatttctccagatctttgcatgcacaagattcacttggaggatgagtcaaagacgtccatagagcaccagcgaagactgaatcccaaactgatggaagttgtgaaaaaggagattctaaagctgttgagtgcaggggtgatctacccaatttcagacagcacttgggtgagcccggttcatgtggttcctaagaagggtggcatcactgtcatcacaaaCGAGAAGGCTGAGCTGATTCCTACCAGAACAGTcacagggcataggatgtgcattgactacaggaagctaaactcagccacaaggaaggaccacttcccacttcctttcattgaccagatgctggaaagactagccaaccacccctactactgttttctcgatggctactccgggttctttcagatacccattcatccagacgaccaagagaagacaacattcacctgcccatacggtacttttgcctacaggagaatgcctttcggattgtgcaatgctcctgccactttccagagatgcatgatgtcgatctttactgatcttattgaggacattatggaggtttttatggacgatttctcagtctacggttcttcatttaccgactgccttgctaatctgtgcaaggtgctggaaagatgtgaggagaagaacttggtgctaaattgggagaagtgccatttcatggtgaaagatggcatcattttgggtcacaggatatcagagcagggtatcgaggttgacaaagcaaagattgaagttatgaccagcctacagcctcccaggacagtgagggatattcggagttttctgggacatgccggtttctacaggaggtttatcaaagacttctctatgatagcgaggccactcacccgtctgctgtgcaaagaagcgaagtttgtttttgatgctgactgcctcgctgcgtttcagattctcaagaagtctctagtcagtgctcccattgtgcagccaccagattgggacttgccatttgaaataatgtgtgacgcaagtgattacgcgattggagctgttttggggcagagaaaagacaagaaactccatgtgatctattatgccagccgaacgcttgatgatgctcaaatcaagtatgctaccactgagaaggagttgctggcagtagtttatgctttcgagaagttcaggtcctatttggtgggctcgaaagtaattgtgcacacagatcatgcagccttgaagtacctgatgacgaaaaaagatgctaaaccgagactcttaaggtggatcttactcctacaggagtttgatattgagatcagagacaagagaggagcagaaaatggagtggcagatcatctttcccgaatgagagtggaagctgaaacaccactggatgatacattacccgaggagaatgtctatgtgatcaccttgctggaggatgagtatttggatcaggctgattgctgtgtcatgagacaaattcaggatgatctcccatggtttgcagactttgcaaactacctatgtgctggaattgaaccaccgaacctgaaggggtatgagaggaaaagttcatgagagatgtgaaccactactactgggatgatcccttcctctacaagagatgctcagatggtttattcaggagatgtgtcctggagaatgagatgcaagggattcttttccactgccacagttcagaatacgcaggccattttgcaacattcaagacggtttctaaggtcctgcaggctggttactggtggcctacacttttcagagacgcccatgagtttgtctcaaagtgtgatgcatgtcagcggaagggcaacatcagtaagagaaatgagatgccccaaaatttcatccttgaagttgaagtttttgatgtgtggggaattgattttatgggccctttcccatcttcttatggaaatgagtacatcttggttgcggttgattatgtctccaagtgggtggaagcagtagccagcaagacaaatgactctagtgttgtcaagaaaatgttcaagacagtcatttttccaagattcgggatcccgagagtggttattagtgatggaggctctcacttcatcaacaagacgttcgataaactgctgaagaaacatggagtaaagcataaggtagctacaccttatcatcctcagacaagtgggcaggttgaaatatcgaaccgagaaatcaaggggattttggagaaggctgtaggcaaaacaaggaaagactgggctgtgaagcttgatgacgccttatgggcgtatagaaccgcctacaagactcccttgggcaccactccttttaatctggtctatggaaagtcttgtcacctacctgtggaattggagtacagtggtttttgggcaacgaagttgatgaacttcgacattaaaaccgcagcagaaaggaggatggttcagttgaacgagctggacgagattcggttgaacgcctatgagaacaccaaaatctacaaggaaagaactaaggcatggcatgacagaaagataatcccgagagacttcgctgctggagacaaagtccttctgttcaactctagactcaaactatttcctggaaagcttaagtctcgttggtccggacCTTTCATCATCACAGAGGTTAGACCTTATGGAGCTGTTGTCTTGGAAGAGAATGGGAGGAAGTTCACAGTCAATGGCCAGAGGCTAAAACCTTACTTCACAGATGCAAAACCCGAAGAAGGAACCAACATTCCTTTATCGGAACCTGATCTCgcctaaggacaacaaaatagtcaggctcgtgactttaaacaagcgctgagtgggaggcaacccacatggtttgattttctttctcttttgtgattatgttttcttgtgtgaattgatttttggttgtgtttttagatgattttctGGAGATAGCGATGACTACTCAAGCGCTCACGACACCGCTGCTGGACCTGAGGCAGCGGaggactctgatgatgatggagcaTTGGAGAGGCGCTCGAAGAGGCGCACTGACCGCAACGCCTGATCGGTAATCTCTCTTGGAATTATTTTCACACcgagacggtgtgaagtaagtctgggggaggatgctacttatgtaccatattgcattatttctttcattttcttattttatcggATTTGCttgtgttttaaaaactctctACGCATTTTTATCagaccctgtgatgattattagactatttccttgtgtgttgtgcattacatttcatattggccatttttcaggactgttagcgcagacaaaccgaggaaccacttgaccaaacaacctctccttaaatcttttatcaagtctcggtgaattgtaatcgactcaactatttttgaccattaatgaatttaatttcttttgaccaggaatcaacatcaggaaacgGTACGCCATATACACATTCAGGATTATCTTTACCACACCTACACcttacccttttatttcatctccatgcattcttacacactgatcatatgtgcatacatgtgcaaaaacaatggagagattagggtagacatggttcatccgactgcttaggtaggatcggaacatttaggtggttagacacggacctgtgtgtctagaggtgtaaatagaaaaagtgggtgttgtaagtgtgtgattgcatcgcagtgtatatattcgatttcggtttgtataagttttcgttctgaaatataaaaaaaaaaaaaaaaaaaaaaaagagatccaGATATGAATCGATTGATTACCACAAAACATTTGCAAGTAATCGGTCGATTCtaagaaaaaaggaagaaaaaaaaaaaaattcatgtttatatctcattcaGTAGATTTGgtttagacattttatttttattttgtataccAGAGATGATGCGTTGTTTAAATTTGgggttagagtttgagatttgttgggttttgatcatttgagacttgagcagttcgaaaacgtggttatcaatatactcggtttctccagcgattttgcgtaatgttttgcattttttgttatcgctgatacccacaaacacttgagcctcacctaattaaacactaaaacagcctcccaaacaccgagcccgttatacctgatggagatatctttggtggaaaggtcacgccctttttaatgaatgtaaagagttgattacttgaaactgagacttgcaggtctgaaatatggaaaggtttgcgcggtcttggtggggatttggaatgaatgccttgacagtctctgatttaagtggttagcgaaatcacaaggtaaggtctactgagggttagtgagctcccaaattttaatcctctttacttgaggacaagcaaagattcaagtctgggggagttgatattccgtgtttttagcggttttaaactcgttttggagcaattaaatggtcggttttaattaatgttttggtctatttgatgcgttttggtgttcttaagtgtaatatgcaggttactagatagcttgaaagaaaagaacgcattcgggatttattcagaagcaagatagaccgaacaatggaccgaatgaagtattgatcgcacaggacgtgggatcgaccgatccggtcaatgtggatcgaccgatcttatGCTTTCATGCaatagatcgaccgatccggtatatgtggatcgaccgatctaaggctctacgggctccacacgcacaaacgagcttttcactcctttttacccactcccctcaataatttAGAAAGGAACTGGACCtttgagactcagaaaagaccaggggcgaccaaggaggagatttacaagttctagagagaagatttgagtgttttgtacttgttttgtgtgatttgtgaagatttgtgaaggagttcatctcaaaaccatttggagaagatcttctgaacctttactctgttttaatacaatcttatcatgttttcttcatcaaaatcgtgttgttcttgcttagttatgtgtgagtagtcatctagttgggtttaggggttctcataggggatttcttgatgttttgattaataaaacgtgtgtagactaagggattacgttttggttcttcatctaatggatttcttactgcttgaactgaattgatcacttagttcatgatatcagattgtttgatgcaccgaaagtgattgtttgaacttccgaaaacactttagatgagcaaagtgtccttaaccctcggaagttgatgttattgcgctttgtgaacatattgaacctgttcttaatgcttgtttagaaattgaaactcagcggaagttagtgtggagatttctataacatagagaattagcgctacagaagtaggttaattctaatatcgtgtttgagttctagacggttcttaatatatccatgtgtcttccattaattgtatcttgattaaaaagaaatccctgagaattcccaatgcccaacgtttgtttttaaaaatagttttcaaatcatttaaatcatctttttacatgcttgtttatgttttgtgacacctaagaaaattaaataagaaccatcaaaaatatatcttgattcgctgtagctattaacttgtctgcaactctacgtgtgatcatcggtccctgtggattcgatcccgcattactactgcgtactttactgtgcacttgcagttagataatcgggttaaaactcgacacaTCAAGCATCTCCTAAATTTCAAGAGTTGTACGAAAATGTTTGACTCTTCGTTCATTCTCCCACTACGCAAACACATTTTCAACTTCTTGATCACCGCCGAATTCTCAAGAAAGTACTTCACTAGTTCGATTTCACTTACTACTCCTCTTATCGGTGTTTTTATCTCAACGTACTCCAGGGACGATCTTAAACATTTTGGAACTGATGCTGAGAGAATAAGTAGTTCCTCCTCCTTAAGATTACTCAACTCCTGCAAATAAAATCAttcaataaatattatatagatgACTTTTAACATCAGTTTTATACGATCATGAATTGATGATGATATGAATAAaaccatataatataaaagGTAAAAGTTTCATCACCAAGACAAGGGATTTGAGATTTGGACAGCTCTCAAGAATGTTCGGCAAATTTCCCAAATCAGCGTTATACAAGACCGCATGTAATCTGATCAAGTAAGGAAACTGAGGCAGTGGTTCATGTTTCAAGAAGACACATATGCCCTGCAAAACACATTAAAAACTTTTCATTCAAAATTCTCATTGAATCAATCCATTGATACACATAATGTAATATATGTATACCTCTGAAGTTGTTTGACTTATAATCATGTTCCTTACGCTCGAGAGCATGGTGAAGAAACTTCTAACTACACTTCTATCTGTAGCCAGATCATTGTCCACATCAAAACTGACATCAATGTCTACCTTGGCAGATGAACTCAAACTGCTTATTACATAACTTGTGAACTTGCTATCTTTAAGACTCAAATACTTGAGTCCAGGAGCATCAATCACAGCAACCCTACAAGCTTTGTACCACCACTCCCTACCAATAAGAACAACTACGAGACTCTTTAATGACTGAGAACGCACTCGTAAAACCTCAAAGTCGTACACTGTATCTCCTTTTCTAACAACTGTTAAATCTTCAAGAACCGGGCATGAGACAAGCTTCTCAAGAAGAGCATCAGTAGCGTATATGTTGTTTTCTAAATGCATGGTCTTGAGACGAGGTAGAGAAACATTCTCAGTATCAGCCAATGACACGTTTTGGATTTTCAAGGATACTAGAGTCACACATGTGTAGATGCTTAGTGGCATCATCCCAAAA
The window above is part of the Brassica napus cultivar Da-Ae chromosome C3, Da-Ae, whole genome shotgun sequence genome. Proteins encoded here:
- the LOC106383517 gene encoding putative F-box/FBD/LRR-repeat protein At5g22670, giving the protein MSERGVACRRRTGEDMISLLPDHLLCQILSDVPTKTAVVTSVLSTRWRTIWLSTPVLDLHTHDFPNVTAFASFITWFLELSKGSSCLHKLKLALVSERPIQDISSESSSWDLAFVRGHLDPYYFMTQWIDNAVTRKVKHLDILYPWIFGMMPLSIYTCVTLVSLKIQNVSLADTENVSLPRLKTMHLENNIYATDALLEKLVSCPVLEDLTVVRKGDTVYDFEVLRVRSQSLKSLVVVLIGREWWYKACRVAVIDAPGLKYLSLKDSKFTSYVISSLSSSAKVDIDVSFDVDNDLATDRSVVRSFFTMLSSVRNMIISQTTSEVYIYYIMCINGLIQ